The Microlunatus antarcticus genome window below encodes:
- a CDS encoding rhamnulokinase codes for MSTRARTVHAAIDIGASSGRVVAGVVDDGRVELHTVHRFANGAVRDGDRLRWDLSGLFAEVLVGLTRLGEAFADVTSIGVDTWAVDYGLLDTDGRLLAEPTAYRDDRTTPAVLAAVHERVSAADLYVVNGLQSLPFTTVYQLAAEQRGPLWPRVRHAVLLPDLIGYWLTGELRTEVTNASTTGLLDARTRTFPADLAARLDLPVDLFPPLVQPGEPLGALLPAVAAETGLPPGVTVVAVGSHDTASAVVGVPATEPAWAYVSSGTWSLVGLELDAPVLTPESRTANFTNEGGVDGRTRFLRNVGGLWLLSESLRDWAERGEPAELEALLDQAAALPAGGPTIDVDDDTFIAPGDMPARIREACRAAGQEVPASSAAVVRCVLESLAAAYARTLDQAERLTGRTVEVVHVVGGGSQNALLCQLAADATGRPVLAGPVEATALGNVMVQARTAGSLTGTLEEMRARTAEQLDLRRYDPVTDAAPSTTKEAGS; via the coding sequence GTGAGCACCCGGGCTCGTACGGTCCACGCCGCGATCGACATCGGGGCGTCGAGCGGGCGGGTCGTCGCCGGCGTGGTCGACGACGGGCGGGTCGAGCTGCACACGGTGCACCGCTTCGCCAACGGCGCCGTCCGGGACGGGGACCGCCTGCGCTGGGACCTGAGCGGGCTGTTCGCCGAGGTCCTGGTCGGTCTGACCCGGCTGGGGGAGGCCTTCGCCGATGTGACGAGCATCGGCGTCGACACCTGGGCCGTCGACTACGGCCTGCTCGACACGGACGGCCGGCTGCTGGCCGAGCCCACCGCGTACCGCGACGACCGGACCACGCCCGCGGTCCTCGCCGCCGTGCACGAGCGCGTGAGCGCGGCGGACCTGTACGTGGTGAACGGGCTGCAGTCCCTGCCCTTCACCACCGTCTACCAGCTCGCCGCCGAGCAGCGGGGCCCGCTCTGGCCGCGGGTGCGGCACGCCGTGCTGCTGCCCGACCTGATCGGCTACTGGCTGACCGGGGAGCTGCGGACGGAGGTCACGAACGCCTCGACGACGGGCCTGCTCGACGCCCGGACGCGGACGTTCCCGGCCGACCTGGCTGCGCGCCTCGACCTGCCGGTCGACCTCTTCCCGCCGCTGGTCCAGCCGGGGGAGCCTCTCGGCGCGTTGCTGCCCGCGGTGGCGGCGGAGACCGGGCTGCCCCCGGGGGTCACGGTGGTCGCGGTCGGCTCCCACGACACCGCCTCCGCCGTCGTCGGCGTCCCGGCCACCGAGCCGGCCTGGGCCTACGTCTCCTCGGGGACCTGGTCGCTCGTCGGCCTCGAGCTCGACGCGCCGGTGCTGACGCCGGAGAGCCGGACGGCGAACTTCACCAACGAGGGCGGCGTGGACGGGCGCACCCGGTTCCTGCGCAACGTCGGCGGGCTGTGGCTGCTGTCGGAGTCGCTGCGGGACTGGGCCGAGCGCGGCGAGCCGGCCGAGCTGGAGGCGCTCCTCGACCAGGCCGCCGCGCTGCCCGCGGGCGGTCCGACGATCGACGTCGACGACGACACGTTCATCGCGCCCGGGGACATGCCCGCCCGGATCCGGGAGGCCTGCCGTGCCGCCGGGCAGGAGGTCCCCGCGTCGTCGGCGGCGGTGGTGCGCTGCGTGCTGGAGTCGCTCGCGGCCGCGTACGCGCGCACGCTCGACCAGGCCGAGCGGCTGACCGGGCGCACGGTCGAGGTCGTGCACGTGGTCGGCGGAGGGTCCCAGAACGCCCTGCTCTGCCAGCTGGCGGCCGACGCCACGGGCCGTCCGGTGCTCGCCGGTCCGGTGGAGGCCACGGCGCTGGGTAACGTCATGGTCCAGGCGCGCACCGCCGGCTCCCTCACGGGCACGCTGGAGGAGATGCGGGCCCGGACGGCCGAGCAGCTCGACCTGCGACGCTACGACCCCGTGACCGACGCAGCGCCGAGCACCACGAAGGAGGCCGGGTCGTGA
- a CDS encoding LutC/YkgG family protein — MSDAPASARDVVLGRIRDAHRLAPPPDLPYEAIARDYRRTRSASTDELVELLVDRLVDYKARVRRTTPDELVATLAAALRDQGVQSVAVPAGLDAGWLDGSGVAVRRDRPADGAGLTVAELDHLDGVVTACAVAVAETGTIVLDASPDQGRRLLTLVPDYHLCVVRADQIVPDVPQALALLDPVRPTTMISGPSATSDIELNRVEGVHGPRTLEVVVVTSSSDSGM; from the coding sequence GTGAGCGACGCACCCGCCTCCGCCCGCGACGTCGTCCTGGGCCGAATCCGTGACGCGCACCGGCTGGCCCCGCCGCCCGACCTCCCGTACGAGGCCATCGCGCGCGACTACCGCCGTACGCGGTCGGCGTCGACCGACGAGCTCGTCGAGCTGCTGGTCGACCGCCTGGTCGACTACAAGGCCCGGGTCCGGCGCACCACGCCGGACGAGCTGGTCGCGACGCTGGCGGCCGCCCTGCGCGACCAGGGCGTCCAGTCGGTGGCGGTGCCCGCGGGGCTCGACGCCGGCTGGCTGGACGGCAGCGGCGTCGCGGTGCGGCGCGACCGGCCCGCCGACGGCGCGGGCCTGACGGTCGCCGAGCTCGACCACCTCGACGGCGTCGTCACCGCCTGCGCGGTCGCGGTCGCGGAGACCGGCACGATCGTCCTCGACGCGTCGCCCGACCAGGGCCGCCGCCTGTTGACGCTCGTCCCCGACTACCACCTCTGCGTCGTCCGGGCCGACCAGATCGTGCCCGACGTCCCGCAGGCGCTCGCGCTGCTCGACCCGGTGCGCCCGACGACCATGATCAGCGGGCCCAGCGCCACCAGCGACATCGAGCTCAACCGCGTCGAGGGCGTCCACGGCCCCCGCACCCTCGAGGTCGTCGTCGTGACCAGCTCGTCCGACTCCGGAATGTAG
- a CDS encoding carbohydrate kinase family protein — protein MSAPDIVVAGDAFVDLTSTVAVDGGPAYAPHPGGSCLNVAVGLGRLGVPTALLARVSDDGFGELLRRHLAGSDVLDTFLVPSTDQTGLGVADILGGVAGYRFYNAGTADRGLRPEHLDGLALPPGAALHVGSVALAYEPQAGTLTGLVRAESGRRLVTLDPNVRPSVIADRDHYLEQLAGWVALSDVVKVSDEDVAWLHPGEPVEAVARRWLDAGAALVLVTSGADGAWATTGAYEARVATPTVEVVDTVGAGDAFMAATLASLWQTGRLTRAGVASLEPADLQTLLAFAVEVAADTCTRSGAEPPRWAARPLG, from the coding sequence ATGAGCGCGCCCGACATCGTCGTCGCGGGCGACGCGTTCGTCGACCTCACCTCGACGGTCGCAGTGGACGGCGGTCCCGCGTACGCGCCCCACCCGGGCGGCTCGTGCCTCAACGTCGCCGTCGGGCTCGGCCGCCTCGGGGTGCCGACCGCGCTGCTGGCGCGGGTGTCGGACGACGGGTTCGGCGAGCTGCTGCGCCGGCACCTGGCCGGCTCGGACGTGCTGGACACGTTCCTGGTGCCGAGCACCGACCAGACCGGCCTCGGGGTCGCCGACATCCTCGGCGGCGTGGCCGGCTACCGCTTCTACAACGCCGGGACCGCCGACCGCGGCCTGCGCCCCGAGCACCTCGACGGCCTCGCGCTGCCGCCCGGCGCCGCGCTGCACGTCGGGTCCGTCGCCCTCGCGTACGAGCCTCAGGCCGGCACGCTGACCGGCCTCGTCCGCGCCGAGTCGGGCCGTCGGCTGGTCACGCTCGACCCGAACGTCCGCCCCTCGGTCATCGCCGACCGCGACCACTACCTCGAGCAGCTGGCCGGCTGGGTCGCGCTGAGCGACGTGGTCAAGGTCAGCGACGAGGACGTCGCCTGGCTGCACCCGGGCGAGCCCGTCGAGGCGGTCGCGCGACGCTGGCTCGACGCCGGCGCCGCGCTGGTGCTGGTCACGTCGGGCGCCGACGGCGCATGGGCCACGACGGGGGCGTACGAGGCCAGGGTCGCGACCCCGACGGTCGAGGTCGTCGACACGGTGGGCGCGGGCGACGCGTTCATGGCGGCGACGCTCGCGTCCCTGTGGCAGACCGGACGCCTCACCCGCGCGGGCGTCGCGTCGCTGGAGCCGGCGGACCTGCAGACGCTGCTCGCCTTCGCCGTCGAGGTCGCGGCGGACACCTGCACCCGCTCGGGCGCCGAACCGCCCCGCTGGGCCGCGCGTCCCCTCGGCTGA
- a CDS encoding zinc-dependent alcohol dehydrogenase family protein, whose amino-acid sequence MQAVVYDRALEPEVREVPEPEAGPGEVKIKVTQAGFCGTDLHLHHGGFGARFPLIPGHEGVGVVTALGDGVTGFEVGQQVVVNPNAYCGLCAYCRAGDLVRCENLLAVGVNRDGMFAEYVSVPAGQVFVADGLEPDTAVLTEPASCAMHGLERLRPRPGTSALVFGAGPTGTLLAQLMASGGVAHVTVADPAQAKLDTVRALGIDQTIAIGRVTEDSAQQVTDQLRAASPTGDGYDIVVEATGSSVVGDLGLPLLRNGGTLLVYGVAREEARLALAPYEIFRRELTVLGSFAEMTSFAAAINALRSGRVRTDGLITHRFALADYAQAIEAAQHDASAHKIVIVP is encoded by the coding sequence ATGCAGGCGGTCGTCTACGACCGGGCGCTGGAGCCCGAGGTGCGCGAGGTCCCCGAGCCCGAGGCCGGGCCCGGCGAGGTCAAGATCAAGGTGACCCAGGCGGGCTTCTGCGGCACCGACCTGCACCTGCACCACGGCGGGTTCGGCGCGAGGTTCCCGCTGATCCCGGGCCACGAGGGCGTCGGCGTCGTCACCGCGCTGGGTGACGGGGTGACCGGCTTCGAGGTCGGCCAGCAGGTCGTGGTGAACCCGAACGCGTACTGCGGGCTCTGCGCGTACTGCCGCGCCGGCGACCTCGTCCGCTGCGAGAACCTCCTCGCCGTGGGGGTCAACCGTGACGGGATGTTCGCCGAGTACGTCTCGGTCCCTGCCGGGCAGGTGTTCGTCGCGGACGGGCTCGAGCCTGACACCGCCGTGCTGACCGAGCCGGCCTCCTGCGCGATGCACGGCCTCGAACGGCTCCGTCCCCGCCCGGGCACGAGCGCGCTCGTCTTCGGCGCCGGCCCGACCGGCACGCTCCTGGCCCAGCTGATGGCCTCCGGCGGGGTGGCCCACGTGACGGTCGCCGACCCCGCGCAGGCCAAGCTCGACACCGTCCGGGCGCTCGGCATCGACCAGACCATCGCCATCGGCCGGGTCACCGAGGACAGCGCCCAGCAGGTCACCGACCAGCTGCGAGCGGCCTCCCCCACGGGGGATGGCTACGACATCGTCGTCGAGGCCACCGGCTCCTCGGTCGTCGGCGACCTCGGGCTCCCGCTGCTGCGCAACGGCGGCACCCTGCTCGTGTACGGGGTCGCCCGCGAGGAGGCCCGGCTCGCGCTGGCGCCGTACGAGATCTTCCGCCGCGAGCTGACCGTGCTCGGGTCGTTCGCGGAGATGACGTCGTTCGCCGCCGCGATCAACGCGTTGCGCAGCGGCCGGGTGCGCACGGACGGCCTCATCACGCACCGCTTCGCCCTCGCCGACTACGCGCAGGCGATCGAGGCGGCGCAGCACGACGCCTCGGCGCACAAGATCGTCATCGTGCCGTGA
- a CDS encoding glycosyltransferase, with product MPGRVVYASFATKNLSGGVDVHLHHIALLRAAGIEAVLWLPQSGTPAWMGDVPVVAGGTLEVGADDVVLFPEAPVVPGVDPAPGARKIIFNQNHFYTYATWDGPLDAYPGWSPAPAVWAVSEEQAQVLRALNPSLPVSVVPPPVDPDVFSPAAEKSGIALLPKKRPHEARLLGRLLEQDPRVPAGSVHVLADVPRSEVARVLARSAVFVALSHTDSFGLPVAEAMMSGCLVAGYDGGGGVALFDAPGAWRVPEQRPLLLADRLADLLVRHEELAPLGAANRTWILERNGPDAVAAALLAAVAEARERPGGRSVATHPAAWLDRMPDGFTKTG from the coding sequence GTGCCCGGTCGAGTCGTCTACGCCAGCTTCGCCACCAAGAACCTCAGCGGCGGCGTCGACGTCCACCTGCACCACATCGCCCTGCTGCGGGCCGCCGGGATCGAGGCGGTGCTCTGGCTGCCCCAGTCGGGCACGCCCGCCTGGATGGGCGACGTCCCCGTCGTCGCGGGCGGCACCCTCGAGGTCGGCGCGGACGACGTGGTCCTGTTCCCGGAGGCCCCGGTCGTGCCCGGCGTCGATCCGGCCCCCGGCGCCCGCAAGATCATCTTCAACCAGAACCACTTCTACACGTACGCCACCTGGGACGGGCCGCTCGACGCCTACCCGGGCTGGTCACCGGCGCCGGCCGTCTGGGCGGTGTCGGAGGAGCAGGCGCAGGTCCTCCGTGCGCTGAACCCGTCGCTCCCGGTCTCGGTCGTGCCGCCGCCGGTCGACCCGGACGTGTTCTCCCCCGCGGCCGAGAAGTCGGGGATCGCCCTGCTGCCCAAGAAGCGGCCGCACGAGGCGCGGCTGCTGGGACGGCTGCTCGAGCAGGACCCGCGGGTGCCGGCCGGCTCGGTGCACGTGCTCGCGGACGTCCCGCGGTCGGAGGTTGCCCGGGTGCTCGCGCGCTCCGCGGTGTTCGTCGCCCTGTCGCACACCGACAGCTTCGGGCTTCCCGTCGCCGAGGCGATGATGTCGGGCTGCCTGGTCGCCGGCTACGACGGCGGCGGCGGGGTCGCGCTCTTCGACGCCCCGGGCGCGTGGCGCGTGCCCGAGCAGCGGCCGCTGCTGCTGGCCGACCGCCTCGCCGACCTGCTCGTCCGCCACGAGGAGCTGGCCCCGCTCGGCGCGGCGAACCGGACCTGGATCCTCGAGCGCAACGGACCCGACGCCGTCGCCGCGGCCCTGCTGGCCGCCGTCGCCGAGGCGCGTGAGCGGCCGGGGGGACGTTCCGTGGCGACCCACCCGGCCGCCTGGCTCGACCGGATGCCGGACGGCTTCACCAAGACGGGCTGA
- a CDS encoding TolB family protein, whose product MAPRVLAAGQRSQVWLGGPGLETPELVLETADLLLEAPNWTRDGRLVLNGDGVLWTLDPADPSSGLRRIDLPDLPEVNNDHVLDPDGEHVYASAMDRHVYRGSLSGGPVERVTRDDGAWHFLHGVSPDGTRLAYVELRDLEHPVGRLVVLDRAGTTAHLETGPGHLDGPEWSPDGAWIYVNTEGFTSAPGHAQLARLPAGGGTVERLVTSGTVDWFPHLSPDSAYGTYIAFPAGTLGHPADLDVEVRVVSTQDWSSPLQRYPVRGGQGTINVNSWSPDSTRFAFVAYPDGR is encoded by the coding sequence ATGGCACCCCGCGTGCTCGCCGCCGGCCAGCGCAGCCAGGTCTGGCTGGGCGGTCCTGGGCTCGAGACCCCCGAGCTGGTCCTCGAGACCGCCGACCTGCTGCTGGAGGCGCCGAACTGGACGCGCGACGGCCGCCTCGTCCTCAACGGTGACGGTGTCCTGTGGACGCTCGACCCCGCCGACCCGTCCAGCGGGCTGCGCCGGATCGACCTGCCGGACCTGCCGGAGGTGAACAACGACCACGTCCTCGACCCGGACGGCGAGCACGTCTACGCCTCGGCGATGGACAGACACGTCTACCGCGGGTCGCTGAGCGGCGGACCGGTCGAGCGCGTCACGCGCGACGACGGGGCCTGGCACTTCCTGCACGGCGTCTCCCCCGACGGGACCCGGCTCGCGTACGTCGAGCTCCGCGACCTCGAGCACCCGGTGGGACGGCTGGTCGTCCTCGACCGGGCCGGGACGACGGCGCACCTGGAGACCGGGCCCGGGCACCTGGACGGACCCGAGTGGTCGCCGGACGGCGCCTGGATCTACGTCAACACCGAGGGCTTCACCTCGGCCCCGGGCCACGCCCAGCTCGCCCGGCTGCCGGCCGGCGGCGGGACCGTCGAGCGCCTGGTCACGAGCGGCACCGTCGACTGGTTCCCGCACCTCTCGCCGGACAGCGCGTACGGCACGTACATCGCCTTCCCGGCGGGAACGCTCGGCCATCCGGCCGACCTCGACGTCGAGGTGCGGGTCGTGTCGACGCAGGACTGGTCGAGCCCGCTGCAGCGCTACCCCGTCCGCGGCGGTCAGGGCACGATCAACGTCAACAGCTGGTCGCCCGACTCCACCCGGTTCGCCTTCGTCGCCTACCCGGACGGTCGTTAG
- a CDS encoding LutB/LldF family L-lactate oxidation iron-sulfur protein, with translation MLGMPTLPPPAPRGVGHLRGDESFPAAARHALADTQLRANLGHATRTIRAKRASVVAELPDWEELREAGRQLKVHTMAHLPDYLEQLEAAVTARGGVVHWARDADEANRIVVDLVKAKGVDEVVKVKSMATQEIALNEALEAAGVSAWETDLAELIVQLGHDRPSHILVPAIHRNRSEIRRIFLDEMGDVDPDLTDEPAVLAGAARLHLRRKFLSAEVAISGANYAIAETGTIGVVESEGNGRMCLTLPKTLITVMGIEKLVPRYTDLEVFLQLLPRSSTGERMNPYTSMWTGLTPDDGPQEFHLVLLDNGRTQVLADAEGRDALNCIRCSACLNVCPVYERAGGHAYGSVYPGPIGAILSPLLTGVEDNASLPFASSLCGACYDACPVKINIPEILVHLRARHTETYAEEHRAPSAEAVAMRTLSYVMRSPLRWTLALRSGRFGRLLGRRRGTIGEVPLPVVKQWTETRDLARPPQQTFRDWWADTHSGDPS, from the coding sequence ATGCTGGGGATGCCCACCCTGCCGCCCCCCGCCCCGCGCGGCGTCGGGCACCTGCGGGGGGACGAGAGCTTCCCCGCCGCGGCCCGGCACGCGCTCGCCGACACCCAGCTGCGGGCCAACCTCGGCCACGCGACCCGCACGATCCGGGCCAAGCGCGCCTCCGTGGTCGCCGAGCTGCCCGACTGGGAGGAGCTGCGCGAGGCCGGCCGACAGCTCAAGGTCCACACGATGGCCCACCTGCCCGACTACCTCGAGCAGCTCGAGGCGGCGGTCACGGCCCGCGGCGGGGTCGTGCACTGGGCCCGCGACGCCGACGAGGCCAACCGGATCGTCGTCGACCTGGTCAAGGCCAAGGGCGTCGACGAGGTCGTCAAGGTCAAGTCGATGGCGACGCAGGAGATCGCGCTGAACGAGGCCCTCGAGGCCGCCGGGGTCTCGGCGTGGGAGACCGACCTGGCCGAGCTCATCGTGCAGCTCGGGCACGACCGGCCCAGCCACATCCTCGTGCCCGCGATCCACCGGAACCGTTCCGAGATCCGGCGGATCTTCCTCGACGAGATGGGCGACGTCGACCCCGACCTCACCGACGAGCCCGCCGTCCTCGCCGGAGCGGCACGCCTGCACCTGCGGCGCAAGTTCCTGTCCGCGGAGGTGGCGATCAGCGGCGCGAACTACGCCATCGCCGAGACCGGCACGATCGGCGTCGTCGAGTCGGAGGGGAACGGGCGCATGTGCCTCACCCTGCCGAAGACGCTGATCACCGTGATGGGCATCGAGAAGCTCGTCCCCCGCTACACCGACCTCGAGGTGTTCCTCCAGCTGCTGCCCCGCTCGAGCACGGGGGAGCGGATGAACCCGTACACCTCGATGTGGACCGGGCTGACCCCCGACGACGGGCCGCAGGAGTTCCACCTCGTGCTGCTCGACAACGGGCGGACGCAGGTCCTCGCCGACGCCGAGGGGCGCGACGCGCTCAACTGCATCCGGTGCAGCGCCTGCCTCAACGTCTGCCCCGTCTACGAGCGGGCCGGCGGGCACGCGTACGGGTCGGTCTACCCCGGGCCGATCGGCGCGATCCTGTCGCCGCTGCTGACCGGGGTGGAGGACAACGCGTCGCTGCCCTTCGCGTCGTCGCTCTGCGGCGCCTGCTACGACGCCTGCCCGGTCAAGATCAACATCCCGGAGATCCTCGTCCACCTGCGCGCCCGGCACACGGAGACGTACGCCGAGGAGCACCGCGCGCCGAGCGCCGAGGCGGTCGCCATGCGGACCCTGTCGTACGTCATGCGCAGCCCGCTCCGGTGGACGCTCGCGCTGCGGAGCGGCCGGTTCGGCCGGCTGCTCGGGCGCCGGCGCGGGACGATCGGCGAGGTCCCGCTGCCGGTGGTCAAGCAGTGGACCGAGACGCGCGACCTCGCGCGACCGCCGCAGCAGACGTTCCGGGACTGGTGGGCCGACACGCACTCCGGGGACCCCTCGTGA
- a CDS encoding SDR family oxidoreductase produces the protein MSPARSAIVTGAAGGIGHAIALRLAADGLAVSALDLPGARAGLDALVADLATPGQALEGDVTDAASVDAAVAAHVARFGGLDVMVANAGIAITAPLVDTTPEQWRTTLDVNLTGVFHCYAAAARQLVAQGRGGRIIGAGSVAAHRGGKWQSAYSATKFAVRGMSQSLAQELAEHGITVNVYSPGVVRTPMWDSIDAAMADRNGTAVGSELEAMVAGIPLGRLEVPTDVAGVVSFLASPDAAYVTGQSIVVDGGMWFS, from the coding sequence GTGAGCCCCGCCCGCTCCGCGATCGTCACCGGGGCGGCCGGCGGCATCGGTCACGCGATCGCCCTGCGGCTGGCCGCGGACGGCCTGGCGGTCTCCGCGCTCGACCTGCCGGGCGCGCGGGCGGGGCTGGACGCGCTGGTCGCCGACCTCGCGACCCCGGGACAGGCGCTCGAGGGCGACGTCACCGACGCGGCCTCGGTCGACGCGGCGGTCGCGGCCCACGTGGCGCGCTTCGGCGGGCTGGACGTGATGGTGGCCAACGCCGGGATCGCGATCACCGCTCCCCTGGTCGACACCACCCCCGAGCAGTGGCGCACGACGCTCGACGTCAACCTCACCGGCGTCTTCCACTGCTACGCCGCAGCTGCGCGCCAGCTCGTCGCGCAGGGTCGGGGCGGCCGGATCATCGGGGCCGGCTCGGTCGCGGCCCACCGGGGCGGCAAGTGGCAGTCGGCCTACTCGGCCACCAAGTTCGCGGTGCGCGGGATGAGCCAGTCGCTCGCGCAGGAGCTGGCCGAGCACGGGATCACCGTCAACGTCTACAGCCCCGGCGTCGTCCGGACGCCGATGTGGGACTCGATCGACGCCGCGATGGCCGACCGGAACGGCACCGCCGTCGGCTCGGAGCTGGAGGCGATGGTCGCCGGCATCCCGCTCGGCCGCCTCGAGGTCCCCACCGACGTGGCCGGCGTGGTCTCGTTCCTGGCCTCGCCCGACGCCGCGTACGTCACCGGTCAGTCGATCGTGGTCGACGGCGGCATGTGGTTCTCCTGA
- a CDS encoding transaldolase family protein → MHLYLDTADRAAAEPLLATGLFAGLTTNPTILQRAERGVADIEDIHAWARAAGAQEIFFQAWGEDTRTLVDRGLRLRELGDDVVVKLVVSKAGAAACAELAGRGIPTLLTAVYHPGQAMIAAAAGATYIAPYLGRLADAGRDAMGDVLAMHELLAATGSSTKVLLASIRDVGSMVTLARAGVQHFTFSPVVAEAFFSEELTIAASTAFEEAVVATTR, encoded by the coding sequence ATGCACCTGTACCTCGACACCGCCGACCGGGCCGCCGCCGAGCCGCTGCTCGCGACGGGACTCTTCGCCGGCCTGACGACGAACCCGACGATCCTCCAGCGCGCCGAGCGCGGGGTCGCCGACATCGAGGACATCCACGCCTGGGCCCGCGCGGCCGGGGCGCAGGAGATCTTCTTCCAGGCCTGGGGCGAGGACACGCGCACCCTGGTCGACCGCGGGCTGCGGCTGCGCGAGCTCGGGGACGACGTGGTGGTCAAGCTCGTCGTGTCGAAGGCCGGCGCCGCGGCGTGCGCCGAGCTGGCCGGTCGTGGCATCCCGACGCTGCTGACCGCCGTCTACCACCCGGGCCAGGCCATGATCGCGGCGGCGGCCGGGGCCACGTACATCGCGCCCTACCTCGGTCGGCTCGCCGACGCCGGCCGCGACGCCATGGGGGACGTGCTGGCCATGCACGAGCTCCTGGCCGCGACCGGGAGCAGCACCAAGGTCCTGCTCGCGAGCATCCGCGACGTCGGCTCGATGGTCACGCTCGCCCGCGCCGGGGTGCAGCACTTCACCTTCTCCCCGGTGGTCGCGGAGGCGTTCTTCTCCGAGGAGCTGACCATCGCGGCCTCGACCGCCTTCGAGGAGGCGGTCGTGGCGACGACGCGATGA
- a CDS encoding (Fe-S)-binding protein yields the protein MKIGLLITCLADAMFPDVGRATVAVLERLGHTVAFPAEQSCCGQMHVNTGYQKAALPLVERYADVFAPYDAVVAPSGSCVGSVRHQHGLVARRFGSTGLQDAVTDVAGKTYELSELLVDVLGVTDVGAYFPHRVTYHPTCHSLRMLRVGDKPLSLLRAVDGIRLVDLPDADQCCGFGGTFAVKNADTSTAMMTDKMRHVLDTGAQFCSAGDSSCLMHIGGGLSRIRSGVGTVHLAQILAATRDRPYAVDQAHATTLEGRA from the coding sequence GTGAAGATCGGGTTGCTGATCACCTGCCTGGCCGACGCGATGTTCCCCGACGTCGGACGGGCCACCGTGGCCGTGCTCGAGCGTCTCGGCCACACCGTCGCCTTCCCCGCCGAGCAGTCCTGCTGCGGGCAGATGCACGTCAACACCGGCTACCAGAAGGCCGCGCTGCCGCTGGTCGAGCGCTACGCCGACGTGTTCGCCCCGTACGACGCCGTCGTCGCCCCGTCCGGGTCCTGCGTCGGGTCGGTGCGCCACCAGCACGGCCTCGTCGCGCGCCGCTTCGGCAGCACCGGGCTCCAGGACGCGGTCACCGACGTCGCGGGCAAGACGTACGAGCTGTCCGAGCTGCTCGTCGACGTCCTCGGCGTCACCGACGTCGGCGCCTACTTCCCGCACCGCGTCACCTACCACCCCACCTGCCACTCGCTGCGGATGCTGCGGGTCGGCGACAAGCCGCTGAGCCTGCTGCGGGCCGTCGACGGGATCCGGCTGGTCGACCTGCCCGACGCGGACCAGTGCTGCGGCTTCGGCGGCACCTTCGCGGTCAAGAACGCCGACACCTCGACCGCGATGATGACGGACAAGATGCGCCACGTGCTCGACACCGGGGCCCAGTTCTGCAGCGCCGGCGACAGCTCCTGCCTGATGCACATCGGCGGCGGTCTGTCCCGGATCCGGTCGGGGGTCGGCACCGTCCACCTCGCGCAGATCCTCGCGGCGACGCGGGACCGGCCGTACGCGGTGGACCAGGCGCACGCGACGACGCTGGAGGGACGGGCGTGA